Genomic DNA from Porites lutea chromosome 4, jaPorLute2.1, whole genome shotgun sequence:
ataaatgctgttgttaaaaaaagcgttttacctgttttcgtgaattcgctatccaaagatcactatgctcaaaggacagggaaaaatttccaggagagagacattaatttttttccccacgaggttacaaagagaaaatgcaatgattattattaatgtaaccatcaggtatactctacccacgaggttacggacAGCAAATGtcgtgattattattaatgtaaccatcaggtatgctctacccacgaggttacggagagcaaatgcagtgattattatcaaatgtaaccatcaggtatattctacccacgaggttacaaagagaaaatgcaatgattattattaacgtaaccttcaggtatgttctacccacgaggttacagagagcaaatgcagtgattattattaaatgtaaccgtcaggtatgttctacccacgaggttacaaagagaaaatgcaatgattattattaacgtaaccttcaggtatgtcctacccacgaggttacagagagcaaatgcagtgattataattaaatgtaaccgacaggtatattctacccacgaggttacggagagcaaatgcagtgatattattaatgtaaccatcaggtatgttccacccacgaggttacaaagagaaaatgtaatgattgttattaacgtaaccttcaggtatgttctacccacgaggttacaaagagaaaatgcaatgattgttattaacgtaaccttcaggtatgttctacccacgaggttacagagagcaaatgcaatgattattattaacgtaaccttcaggtatgttctacccacgaggttacagagagcaaatgcagtgattattattaaatgtaaccgtcaggtatattctacccacgaggttacggagagcaaatgcagtgatattattaatgtaaccatcaggtatgttctacccacgaggttacaaagagaaaatgcaatgattgttattaacgtaaccttcaggtatgttctacccacgaggttacagagagcaaatgcaatgattattattaacgtaaccttcaggtatgttctacccacgaggttacagagagcaaatgcagtgattattattaaatgtaaccgtcaggtatattctacccacgaggttacggagagcaaatgcagagatattattaatgtaaccatcaggtatgttctacccacgaggttacaaagagaaaatgcaatgattgttattaacgtaaccttcaggtatgttctacccacgaggttacagagagcaaatgcagtgattattattaaatgtaaccgtcaggtatattctacccacgaggttacggagagcaaatgcagtgattattatcaaatgtaaccatcaggtatatcctacccacgaggttacaaagagaaaatgcaatgattattattaacgtaaccttcaggtatgttctacccacgaggttacagagagcaaatgtagttattattgttaatgtaaccatcaggtatgttctacccacgaggtttcAGAGAGCATGCAAATGcagtaacaattattagattttagtgcaattatcaggttgagttcctccattaaaagagttttttgctagggttaaacaagtttggctttcatgagtttcaagttacaaacattgtcatctaattTTTCGCACGTAGCCGGAATAACCCAAGAAATGAAGCATATATAACGAAAAATCGTTCTCAGATGATCTCAATATTAGGTAATTTATACTAAacgttgcgaaagaaattattatttgtatccgtcttatccatcgtaaaagcgaggggtcatcgcatgacatccggtatattaaacagaggtaatgctcacgggtttcacgagttgtatgcactatttttcgccgagaaacaaatttaaacttcaattcttaccttacagtagtccgttcttttaccttgcattcgacaacaaatctgttaaaggcgaacaaaagcgattccggcactcttctttatgatgagtagcaagccgcaggaactgaagccgcttgactgaagtaaaatccaccgatatgcagGGCTGCTTGTTAGCTCTAATCAATGGTCAATTTTCTGTACGAGTCATAGAACCGTGAAATCTCGACATTTTGACTCTTTCCAACCGTGAGGTAATGAACCGTTCACCTTCTAGATCAttctttctgttgacatttgcttgaaaaaacGATCTTTGATCCTAGCGCACTTGTAAAATGAATTAAAGATAAGAAGGCAGTGTTTGCCAAATCACTGATATCGTATCAGAGGATTATAGTCTTTGTTTGATATTAGTCAAAAGTAAATCAACTGCGGTAAACTGAAGATACAGTCCAGTTCAGAACATCAGGTTAAGTTTTCAAAGCTCTCCCCGGCGTTGTTTAGGATTGGTCACCCAGTGAAGGCCCTTACACAATGGAGACCGCAAGAAAAGGGTGGGcggttttgagtatttttagagTCGGGGGTATTTATTTTTAGCGCCTATTAAAAGCCATCTGTGcctgatttttaaaaaagccatcgtttatgatttttccaaaaaactgtTATCATTAAATAGTTTGGAAATGAATAAACTGACGATAAATGGAGAGAATTAGAATTTTAGACCAGACGTCACATTCCAatgttcagttttaaaaaagacacGTCATTCATGTTCACTGAACTGGGAATGCTGTTTTTCCTACTTATAATTCCGAATAGATTGGCATCTCTGCGGTAGCAGTCACCTGAGTTTGACTTTTGGGAGCCAGTTGCATAATCTCAACGTGAGACACACCAGCTAATCCCAATTTCAAACAGTACAAATTATTAGCTAGAAATGCTCTACTTTTTTCACCACTCTTATATAATTACTGACAAAAGTAAATAGGAATAATTTCTATTTACTTTTGCCATCTGTCGAAAAACGACTCATCTTTTCCACAACCTTAACCCGAGCCTTTAATACGCCGATGGAATGCAGACGAAAGCGGGTTTAAAGCGATCAAAGAAGGACTAGATTCCCtccaaatacaataaaatatagCGGGAAGCGGCCAGAGAAGTCAGAGAGAGCGTTTCGTCGTGCGGAGAAGATCTGGAAAAGGTACTTACTGAATTggggaaaattaaaatgagggaTTCGTTCGAGAAGCAATATCGTATGATTTCCTGACGGTGGCGGATGACCGTCGAGTCAGAAACTCGGGCATTAATGTAGTTGTTGATTATGTAAGCTTAAATGATTTTTTGAGGGTCGCTGACTGGATTCAGCTGTACGGTGATGCTCTTCAGTCCTTTTCAATTTTCTAAACATCAGCCGAAGAGGGGTAAGTCTATTTTGGGTTCCTTCGATCATCTTCAAATggatatttattattattttagcacAAAAACGTGTTATGGTCGACACCGATCACTCGgtaattttataaattctcaatAACTGCTAATTGTGTGAAAGTGTAATGTTCATGGAGAATGTTGATGGAGATCACTATTTCTTAAGCCTGATCGCACTGAAAAAGTTCAGTTCAGTCACAGTTCAGTTTTTAAGTGTGGATCGTAGTGGATATTTTTACACTGATTAAATCTGTgaagttaattgttttaaggGTATGAGGAGTGTAACCACATGAATCAGAGATTTTTAGTTAACAAAGCAATTGCACTTTTGAGCTTTGGTCAAACTCATGTGGTTGTGAGTTTTaggtttgtttgtgtttttgcggTGACTCGAATCTCAGTTTGAAATgtctgtatttgtttttttttttttaagtttaatgaTGAGAATTTGTGCTTTAATTGAAATCGAGTTTTGTTTCTTATGCGATGATTTAAAGGTACTCGAAGTTATTCATAACTTGTGATGCAATAATAGATGGtataatcaggggcacccaacgagaatatagttcaaaaccacttaaacatagcattgttaaacgtatttaagtatttaaacggtaaatataggcatatttttatcccctaaaaatttttcatctgttcggatttcctagctgaaagtctagttaTCCGAAatttatagggatcaaaacttacctgttcgaaaattccagccagaaaaaaggctcccgaaaattccaggtgacctttttagggtaaaaatccctGAAAAATAgtcaattataccatttttagacgttcgaaaatcctaggagcggcaggcaagcaagaaattttacaaaaaatgttccgaaaattctagatatcaaatcgtcttccgaacagatattttccgaaaattgtcgttgggtgcccctgtataatTGTTAAGAACTTCCTTGAATGCATTGTAGTGTTGTTGAGAGAAGATGGTGATGACCAGCctttaattttacaaacaaaactaatccTAAGATAGTGCATGTCCAGCATTAAGTAAAACAGTTTGGCCTTCCGGATGcaacagagcagcttagccTTTTTAGGCTGTGGCTCTGTGAGAATTTTATTCTCCAGGTGTCTCagagggaaataaaaaatagctttaTTTTTAAGACATTGTTAAAGTATTTAGTTCCCAGTATTGTATCGTGTTGCTCAAGTGCTCTTTCAAATATTGCAAGTGTTTCGCTTACATTTGAATTTAACTCCATCCAGATCCAGTGAGGCCTTTAAAACTAACGcgtcaattttaaaagttttcgcATGAGGCAGTTTCCGTTTGGCGGTTAGTGTTAGTTCTGGCCTTGAATGAAGGTCCCATAAAAAGGTTGCGTTTACAtaaaattatggagatcttgtAAGCAcgaattgaaatatatgaaatgattcataaattgttttgaactgcggatgaaggtatgaaagtgaacatgatcatcgcagtaaaatGTGCAGCCATTCGGTTACTTTTGCCAGTCTGAAAAGCGTTAATCAAATGTACCCGCCGGATACATCTGGAAATCCGTTTTAACCTTGCCTTGTGTTTCATTCGATCCTCGATCTTTTACAGAAAATTAACCTCTTTTTGAGCAACGATAACCATTTtatcacattattttatcatatttggttaaaaacagtatccAAAGGAACATGAACAGAAGAGGTGAGAAACGCGTAGGCGCCGGGCAGGAGAAATCGCCTtcgtttaccaaaataacaaaagaaatgaatcaataacaCTGGCGAGCAAATAATCATTATATAAATTTGGAAAGTCGATGGAAAAGGTTACATAAgtttggaaaatcaagctttATTTCTCGACCTTGAACCTTCGACAATGATTCATGCAGACTCCGTGTCATTTCTCACCTCTACTAATGATCGAATTCAGAAGTATTCatggttaaaaattaataaaaaaataaaacagaaaatatgtaATGAATTGTTTTAGGTGTATTATGGTTGCGTGGTAGTTGTTAAATGCAGACGCGCATAcgtttttctcaattttttgaaACTTCTGCTTTAGCGtcccaagagagaataatctctCTTGAACATACATATGCAGTACGTTCAAAGCAGACGAGCACCACGAAAAGCTCTGTATACGAGCGAAACAGACACGAACTGGCTATCAAGTTCTGGTAAAGGGGAAGAACCACGGGATCCTTAGAAAGCTGTTTCTGGCCCTCATAAGCCGTAACAAGACATTTTTTTAATGGCCGTGATGCAGCGAAGAAAATAATGGAGAAATAACAACAAACTACAGAATAAAAGACTTCTTTTTGGTGAAATACAACTGAATTTTAAGTGAAAGAGACTGCAACATAGACTGCTACAAGGCTTGTTTTCACGGCATAGTGTGTTCTCATGAGATGTACATAAaaagcttaaccctttaagtcccaatagtgactaacatcaattttctcctaacaatatccatacaatgtcaagagattaggttatgagtattaatgaaatgatcacctaagagacaatgatttgatcttttatcaaattctatcaactcattctttaaggaaatgtatagagatcagtttggagaatttgtatgtggatattggggctttaGGGGgttaaaaatgtaaacaaaacaaaagcagccCTGACTCTATAGAGAGTTCGTTTacagttgaattttaaaagagaatgTATGGAGTAAAGAAAACACGCACCAGCTCTTATAAAGATTCACAATAAAAAGTGACAGCGTGTGTttgtgttgtattttttttattctcgaacTACCTTTCTGTCGCTCTTGATGCACAAAAAGACGTTACAAAACAACGGAGGACCAAAGTTTACGTGTTCCTGATGATATGCATACATGCTACCCTATTTTCGGAAATTAACCTTCCATGAAATGAATCGAAGGAgctggaaattaacgcgactacTATTAAACTACCGTTcataccgcaaatgatccccagaCCTCAAATGATCCCAATTGTCGATCGCAAGTGATCCGGTGAAAAGTAGAGGAATGAAATGGATTTTAGGCATGGATGGTGAGTGTGCTGAGAACTTGAACAACGCGTAgaacaatgaaatgaataatACTATAAATAACCgaactttttcttttggtaatttttttctccagtttcttTCATGcatttgatgatgatgatgatgatgatgatgataccttgtgtcaaaactgtaatagcggtgTATAATcactaagtggggacactaaaataagttaaaaaaaattaattaattaattaaaaatgaaaaaaaagaatataagaATTCCGGATCATTTGCGATCGAGGATCATTTgaggtccattttggggatcatttgcggccAGGGGGTCATTTACGAtcggggatcatttgcggtactgtacagtacttTTGATTTCAAGTGATGGAGATAATAGAACGAGTTctggggtttgaaatttcgattccgggattttttttggtaggaaattttttcaagtatttttttgggggcAACTTGATTTAGGTAGggacaagagccattatggctcttggtaggGATTTCtttggggtattcaaaacaatctgaggATTCGTGTTAGTGCCCACGTATTCTGGCCgcgtagttctgcgaataaagtacaaCCAAACTTGAAAGCTTTACTTTTtgtgttatatcatttaatgctttctggaagTTATTAaggctcggaaattcggcatgggattctTGGGGGTTAATCTTTGCTCCGggaattttttggggttttgttaAAAGCCTTAGGGAttattttgggttttgatttttgcccccatttgataatccccgtcacttgaaatccagagcacccccccacccccaaggAGGTGTACTATGTTGATTATAACGATTATAACGATTGTTATGTTGATTATAACGATAAAAACGATTGTTCTATCGATCTGAGGCATTGTAAGTCATCCTTGCTATCATCTTAACGCCATTGCTGCTGATTTGCATTGTAAGATAAATGCCGTTTGTAATAAACCCAATCCTTCGCTATGATTGGTGGATATTGGTTAGATCCATCCAGGCACGTGACCATAGTGTCATCATCCGGGTCATGAAACAAAGCCAACGATCGGCGAGGAACTCTTCGTTTGATTTCCTCCTCAGGGATCAGCACTCGATGAACCTGTtttacgaaagaaaaaaaaagtagattAAAAATAGCTAGCTACTGAacaatttgcaaaataaaagaaTCAAAGGTGGGAAGTTAAGTTTCAACAATGCAAGTGTCTTCACATATTATTAAAACTCCGTTGAAATGCTTTtccgattttttaaaaaacttaaggCGTTTCTGGGCGCCGCTTATCGAAAGCGTTTTTGAAATTTAGCCGTTCGTAAATACGCGAACAAAACACTACTGGCATAACGGGATATTCGATCAGATTGTTAAAGCTGCTTGGTGGGATGAATTAGGCACCAAAGTTCACGTCTATTACGTGGATAGATTGTTTTCACTCGACCTTACGTCGGCTATTTTTGGTGTCCCAAGaaaatgaaacggcggccacgttggtgtcccaaaccaacagctgaaccaatcctgtgggaaatagacctttttcttctgtaaaaactttttttgtccCAACAAATAACAATGATTCACTGAGGTGGGGGTTGCGAGTGGGGGAGgtatttaccgagccgcgataattgttttggtacatactaaaacagtgatataattgagccaaaaaaaaatgatggttTTTAACTTATTCTGACTgctgccaacgattacaattttggcgctaAATGACCAAACGGCCGTCGCGTTTTCTTGCCCACAAATAAAACTTacgaaggcatttgtttagctatTGAGGGGAGATTTCTTCAAATGGAGTTAtgaattgtttttgtatttgaaacCGTTCTGTAAGAaactattaaatttagttttaagcttcaTGCATGAACGTGtcagctaaataaagtaacataagacttaatttgcatttgtaaacggaaaactttttctttggttttatcGATAATTTCAAGTCAAACAGACAAAGCTTCGCCTGTTTAAGCTTCCAAACCGAATTTCGTCACATTATTCGTGAATTTCGGGAACAGCGtgtttgattatttgtgaaatttctccGTTTGTTACGGCGGTAAACCGGGAAACCATTACGCGccggcgtcgctcgctcggaggagcTGAggggtgaatcagtgaatagcactggatatcccgactttgagtagccaatcagagcaatcgaaaaacactatccactgttttagtatataccaaATTTGAATAGCCGCAGGGCACGTGAGTGAAAAGGctctttaacaattattcctagagcccgaatgggctctgagtcaatagcccgcccattcggccttcggccttcggcctcatagGCTACTGACTTAAAGCCCATGAGGGTTCGAGGAATAATTgattcagtaaaatccaactagttggtcaaaaatatcgagacagaacaactttagctagcaaaaggCCATTCATCcgtcattgttttggttttcaaagcaggcgcttttcgctactagtgggctataacatatagcctagtagtagctcaaccaatcagaacgcaggattgataatagaccactagttggattttactaaatattaTTAACCGATCATGGATCGTGGTAATGTTTTTGATCAAGGGATCAAGGTCGGTGTTATCTTTTAAACTCACCACAGACTTGTATCGGTCTGATGTCCATTTCTGCATCAAGTCAGCAATGAAAACTAACACTGCGCCTCTCATGGGCGTGGCGGATACAAACTGTCCATCAACATTATTGATCACCTGAAGCAAACGTACATACATGCTATTGAACTATGTTGGCATAAAACAAGAGGCGATTTTGAAGCAATATGAAAAATCCTTCTGGGCTTAAGAGTGTATATCATTTATAGGAAGGCAAGAAGCATTTCTCGCAGagcgagtttataattttgtcaaaattcccAACGCCACATATTCTTTAAATGCGTTGAAACTGGAGTGTTTTTGAATTACGGCTTTCACCGTCAACTCCCTGCTCATTTGCCTCGAATACATCTTTTAATTCAAggtaaatacagctccaccagcttcaaatTGAGTCCACCGGTAGAATAAATATGTGATGACGTCGCGTAGTGACTCCTGGCCAAGGTGTCTTTTTTACACTTGgccgttgttttttttttaaaaccatatattttttttacccataGGCTTGTTTCTCCTTATTTGCAGTGCTGCCGCCTTACACCCTAGCGATAAACGCATTTCTAGCATAAAACGTAATGCGGATAGTATCAAAGCTAGGTTTCTCTATCTCTAACCTGCAGTCCACCAACATCGTCTTGAAACAGCAGTGTAATCCCACCATAATCTGTGTGTTCCCCACAGCGAATCTGACCCGGCTTGATTTTACTAAGGTCTGATATCATTGGGTAATAGTTGTATCTTAACTGAGTACCACCTTCGGAGGTGCCCATCTTTTGCCAAGCAAAGTCAAACGTGTCTGGATCCTGgatgagaaaacaaaaaggtaagGCCGAAGAATGTTTTTGCATCATTTGAAAAGTGTgcataaagaaaaataacataGCATTAAAACAAACCAATAGCTGTCTTGAGACTAGAGCACGGGCTTACAGTTAAATAATTTTCCACTGGGTTTTTCCTCTTAGTTGTGTACTTCCCATAAAAACGGAAAGGGGTGGTAGGCCATACATCTTTACCGGCATGAAAATTTTGAacaccttttacatattgctgTAGCGAGAAGAGCTAAACTATTTACACTTTTTATGCGAGATTTATTACCTGCAACCTCCGTAGTTTGTTTTTGTCCATGGTAATAATGTTTtatctttttgctttttttaaacaaataagaaCAACGAAATACACTGGTCTTGTAAAAGTAATGATAGAAAGTGACCGGGGACGCAAAAAATCTGCCGGGTAGAATCAAACTATTCTCCGTGTATCGGAGCTTATCGGGGAGGCTAAATTTTCACTGGGTAGACTTGAATCGAAGGCCACCAGGTAGGGTTCCACTGGGTCTGTTACAGAGAAGTGTTTTAAAGGCAATGGCCATAAAAACGAAACTTCACGTGTCTTACACACTTTAGTGAAATTTAAGATTGTTCCCCTTTCTTATACTGAGACCTTTGGACTGAATTACATTTTAAATACCCAACTCCTTTCGCTCATAAGATCATAATACTAACAACTATAAAATCGATCGTACCAGATCAAGGCTTATGGCTATGACAGACATCATCCTTAAAGCAAGGTTTGTTGTGTCCTCGTAAAAGGTTTGGACAGTGCCTTGAAAGTTTGGGACTTCCTCATTGGGCCAAATCTGCAAAATGACAAGTGAGTACCGATTATTGAGAATGCTACATAAACGTTAGTGTAACTTCTGTACGGCAAATCAGAGCCAGGCAGAAATTGAGAATTAATAATTACTCCTGTCAGACAAATGCACAAGTAACTTATGACTAAATGACGTCAGTTTGCCGAGAGTCTGCGAACAAGATCTTTGTGATCATTCAAAAGACCCTCGCCCATCAGATTTTGGTTTCACTGGAAAACGACTTAATTACATGCTAGTTCAGTTTGAGAGAAAAAGGAATGCGATTTTGAGCATAGAATAAGGTAACTAAGCAATGGAGATTTTTCTTAAGAGTGCTGAAAATCCTCTATCACTGGAACACAGCCCCGTTGAAACTgaaattaaggtggctgaacacagttttgcgggcggtcagcggtaactcgcgtaacggcgcgtgttttaaattagacaaacaaacatggcggcgaaaaaaacaatggtacacagaagacgatttctcaaaatctactcatttggcagaatttttacttttatcgtattttaaacgatgagaactttaaaatggaagttgaacagacgaattttgtgacacatttaataattacagaacaattatattattgattatctaaaaactcgtctgttaaaatttggtcaaatagttttaatggtaatgattaatcaTAGCAAGCTGTGTGTatatttataggaaaatctaatgagcgaatttcatgtaaactgagcaaaagtgaaattttaaagttgtattcaatcgttcatgttgccatggaaactacgaaacgtcaaattttacctgtcaatcaaactCTCTCATCAGTACATTATTCACTTGCCATGTTTTAGTTTGTGAGCTGCAatctttctcttgccatgatttggtaaatgacatatactcacaaactgccaaaactgtgttctgCCACCTTAACGGGTCAGTTGTATGTCGCAGATGCGGGTTGGTTCAAATCGTGTTTCTAAGTGGTTTCTCGCAGAGTTTCCGAGGCGCTGCGTAAAAACTTTTATCTTGATCGTAAAACAATGACTGACACTTACATAATTTTCATCTTCCAGTCCGCAGAAATCAAACGATTCCTTGAGGTCCGCAGGTCTTTTCATATTG
This window encodes:
- the LOC140935636 gene encoding uncharacterized protein, which encodes MPANPSCGIPVVDFSAMSLDVKDPDLSSQAVKDLANQVYQAFSTTGVVYFTNYGIPQETIDTTFETYDKFFNLNIDVKKKYAKRTGTTLKNGWDELESERGTSNMKRPADLKESFDFCGLEDENYIWPNEEVPNFQGTVQTFYEDTTNLALRMMSVIAISLDLDPDTFDFAWQKMGTSEGGTQLRYNYYPMISDLSKIKPGQIRCGEHTDYGGITLLFQDDVGGLQVINNVDGQFVSATPMRGAVLVFIADLMQKWTSDRYKSVVHRVLIPEEEIKRRVPRRSLALFHDPDDDTMVTCLDGSNQYPPIIAKDWVYYKRHLSYNANQQQWR